A genome region from Psychrobacter jeotgali includes the following:
- a CDS encoding acylneuraminate cytidylyltransferase family protein, with the protein MKNYAFIFVRGGSKGLPGKNIKKLAGKPLLSYSIETAKATPSIEKVFVSTDDKDIESIAQENGAIVIFRPKELATDNAPEWLAWRHAIEWTISHYGSFDEFISLPATSPLRSIEDVEGAILKRREQKADICIGVTPASRSPYFNMVKRSDDGVVELVNKPKDSLTRRQDAPKVFDITTVVYVSTPKFIMENYGLFSGKVTSIEVPKSRAVDIDDIYDFKLAEAILLGVKNERFIKE; encoded by the coding sequence ATGAAAAACTATGCATTTATTTTTGTTCGAGGTGGCTCTAAGGGGCTACCTGGTAAGAACATAAAAAAACTAGCTGGTAAGCCGTTATTATCCTATTCTATAGAAACCGCTAAAGCGACTCCTTCTATAGAAAAAGTATTTGTATCAACGGATGATAAGGATATTGAGTCAATAGCACAAGAGAATGGTGCTATTGTGATCTTTCGCCCCAAAGAATTAGCTACGGATAATGCTCCAGAATGGCTGGCCTGGCGCCATGCTATCGAATGGACAATAAGTCATTATGGTTCTTTCGATGAGTTTATAAGTTTACCTGCTACTAGTCCTTTGCGTAGTATAGAAGATGTTGAAGGTGCAATCCTAAAGAGAAGAGAACAAAAAGCCGATATATGTATTGGAGTTACACCTGCTAGTAGAAGCCCTTATTTTAATATGGTTAAGCGTAGCGATGATGGTGTTGTCGAACTAGTGAATAAGCCAAAAGATAGTCTAACACGTCGTCAAGATGCTCCAAAAGTATTCGATATAACGACTGTTGTTTACGTATCAACTCCTAAATTTATTATGGAAAATTATGGATTGTTTTCAGGCAAGGTAACTAGCATTGAAGTACCTAAGTCCAGGGCTGTAGATATTGATGATATATATGATTTTAAGCTAGCTGAAGCAATTTTATTAGGAGTAAAAAATGAAAGATTTATTAAAGAATAA
- a CDS encoding oxidoreductase has translation MKDLLKNKTILIAGAGGLLGSRLVVGILSQGGNVIAADINVEETKKLLSELDANIAQSCLQVVPLDITNKNSIKEIFLKNPNIDGAVNATYPRNKSYGAHFFDVTPESFNENISLHLGSSFLFTQQCAAYFKTNKKEFSLVNISSIYGVVAPDFSIYENTSMTMSVEYAAIKSGLLHLNKYVVNYINDSKFRINAVSPGGLFDSQPKPFLEAYKKKTHGNGMLDSQDILGAILFLLSNQSRYVTGQNIIVDDGFSL, from the coding sequence ATGAAAGATTTATTAAAGAATAAAACTATATTGATCGCTGGTGCAGGAGGGTTATTAGGAAGTCGTTTAGTGGTTGGAATCCTATCACAAGGTGGTAACGTGATAGCTGCTGATATTAATGTTGAAGAGACAAAGAAATTATTAAGTGAGTTAGATGCTAATATTGCTCAATCATGCCTTCAAGTTGTACCTTTAGATATTACTAATAAAAATAGTATTAAAGAGATTTTCTTGAAAAATCCTAATATTGATGGTGCCGTTAATGCTACTTATCCTCGTAATAAAAGTTATGGTGCACATTTTTTTGATGTAACGCCTGAAAGTTTTAATGAAAATATATCTTTACATTTAGGTAGTTCATTTTTATTCACACAACAGTGTGCTGCTTATTTTAAAACTAATAAAAAAGAATTCTCTCTGGTAAATATTTCATCTATTTATGGTGTTGTTGCTCCAGACTTTTCCATATACGAAAATACTTCCATGACTATGTCTGTTGAGTATGCTGCAATAAAATCAGGTTTATTGCATCTGAATAAATATGTTGTTAATTATATCAATGATAGTAAATTTCGCATTAATGCAGTTAGTCCAGGTGGTCTTTTTGACAGTCAACCAAAGCCTTTTCTAGAAGCGTATAAGAAGAAAACCCATGGCAACGGAATGCTGGACTCTCAAGATATACTGGGGGCTATATTATTCTTACTTTCTAACCAGTCACGTTACGTAACTGGGCAAAACATCATTGTTGACGATGGCTTTAGTTTATAA
- a CDS encoding glycosyltransferase family 52 — protein sequence MSSLLIIRTPFQAFLAQKIIEIENILSYDLIYFTEHNSEEDIYYFRQLSSRARNSDYYYVNMKGPSILSSFVFKYKTLKWYKEKTYQNIICASIDALFINSLIKHYSNAKLITMDDGAANIYENGIYFKEHSYLRIKVYHFLLQSLSLSKVKSRIDHHYTIYDGKRNIVPHHKLIPIKKLLNNNINKNKGSSKTYFIGAPFEYCMNPEQIKRLENLIETFDIDYYIKHPRENKRLNIEIPYLNKNGRIAEEAILVNSKSENIILIGWFSSVLLNMGDLCLKRIVLLARDSDNTKELTKMSRDAGCEVILF from the coding sequence ATGTCATCATTACTTATAATTAGAACGCCTTTTCAAGCATTTTTGGCTCAAAAAATTATTGAAATAGAAAATATATTATCCTATGATCTGATTTATTTTACTGAACATAATTCTGAGGAGGATATATACTATTTTAGACAACTTTCTTCTAGGGCTAGAAATTCTGATTATTATTACGTAAATATGAAAGGACCTTCAATTCTATCTTCATTTGTATTTAAGTATAAAACTTTAAAATGGTATAAAGAAAAAACCTATCAAAACATTATATGTGCAAGCATTGATGCATTATTCATTAACTCTCTAATTAAACACTATTCGAATGCAAAACTAATTACTATGGATGATGGTGCTGCAAATATATATGAGAATGGAATATATTTCAAAGAGCATAGTTATCTAAGAATAAAAGTTTATCATTTTTTATTACAGTCTTTATCTTTGTCTAAGGTTAAATCTCGTATAGATCATCACTATACTATATATGATGGTAAGCGTAATATAGTTCCTCATCATAAACTTATACCTATCAAGAAGTTGCTTAACAATAATATAAATAAAAATAAGGGTAGCTCAAAAACTTACTTTATAGGTGCTCCATTTGAATATTGTATGAACCCTGAACAAATCAAAAGACTCGAAAATTTAATTGAAACTTTTGATATTGACTATTATATAAAGCACCCTAGAGAAAATAAAAGATTAAATATCGAAATACCTTATTTGAATAAAAACGGAAGAATTGCAGAAGAGGCGATTCTAGTTAACTCTAAATCTGAGAATATTATCCTGATTGGCTGGTTCAGCTCAGTTCTACTTAATATGGGAGACCTGTGTCTTAAACGAATTGTATTATTAGCTAGAGATTCAGATAACACCAAAGAACTGACCAAAATGAGTAGAGACGCAGGCTGTGAAGTTATTCTGTTTTAG
- a CDS encoding glycosyltransferase family 4 protein, producing the protein MICIYSPSENIWGGGQVYIEYLCNYMNDKGLSAVIATSEPKSFSCPTIKMDSVLSKKKRLLDSHSFAKRIKKEGAKVIVLNDLSSLWLAPIFKSHGLRVVALLHIYLHKKNSAGLGYSTFEYHLLRASSLFCDKVFSVNKENVSAFPVKVEFVGNFVSPWFFGSTTMPKKYDLAIISRLSKEKNIPLFVKLIENLNSNKAVDIKALILGRGEEKDKIIKAIKSAGLEDSIDLQDWVDRAELPSIYDSIRCFAITSYHEGFATTLLEAHARGVPSITTKSAGFCAEFIEGYGAETGIAFTPEDINSTEFQQKVLSLIDNAESYYDDCINKAKLFNEDEVLGRITHGVELLLDKNQKVR; encoded by the coding sequence ATGATATGTATTTACTCACCTAGTGAGAATATTTGGGGTGGTGGTCAGGTTTATATAGAATACTTATGTAACTATATGAATGATAAAGGCTTATCTGCCGTTATTGCAACTTCAGAACCAAAGAGCTTCTCTTGTCCTACTATAAAGATGGACTCTGTCCTTTCTAAAAAGAAAAGACTACTAGATTCGCATTCTTTTGCTAAGAGAATTAAGAAAGAGGGTGCAAAAGTGATAGTCCTTAACGATTTATCCTCTCTTTGGCTAGCACCAATATTTAAATCTCACGGCTTAAGAGTAGTAGCACTTTTACATATATATCTTCATAAGAAAAACTCTGCTGGACTAGGTTATAGCACTTTTGAATATCATCTCCTAAGAGCTTCTAGTCTATTTTGTGACAAAGTATTTAGTGTAAATAAAGAGAACGTGAGTGCCTTTCCAGTTAAAGTGGAATTCGTTGGTAATTTTGTTTCTCCTTGGTTCTTTGGGTCAACAACTATGCCCAAGAAGTATGACTTAGCCATTATCTCTAGACTTTCTAAAGAAAAAAATATTCCCTTGTTTGTAAAACTAATTGAAAATCTAAATAGCAATAAAGCTGTTGATATTAAGGCTCTCATACTAGGTCGCGGCGAAGAAAAAGATAAAATAATTAAAGCTATTAAATCAGCAGGATTGGAAGATAGTATTGATTTACAAGACTGGGTAGATAGAGCAGAATTACCCAGTATATACGACAGTATTAGATGTTTTGCTATCACTAGTTATCATGAGGGATTTGCTACTACGCTGTTAGAGGCTCACGCTCGCGGTGTACCTTCTATCACAACTAAAAGTGCCGGATTCTGTGCTGAATTTATAGAAGGTTACGGAGCAGAAACGGGTATCGCTTTTACTCCCGAAGATATAAATTCAACAGAATTTCAACAAAAAGTTCTTTCATTAATTGATAATGCAGAAAGTTATTATGATGATTGTATCAATAAAGCTAAGTTATTCAATGAAGATGAAGTACTAGGAAGAATTACTCATGGCGTTGAACTATTGTTAGATAAAAATCAGAAGGTAAGGTAA
- a CDS encoding glycosyltransferase, which produces MKILYVVTGLANGGAERVVCDLANEMFVRGHEVKIAYLTGEVLTQPDYKEIELIKVNLNDLKTLLPAYLKLSKIIKKFRPDVVHSHMVHANILMRLVRITTPIDKLISTAHNSNEGGALRMISYRVTHRLADVSTNVSQEATQAFEDMGAVPKDGMQTVYNGISLKKFRYISGARARLEEELGFTESYRVILAVGRFNEQKDYPNLLKAISLLKEETTYPFKVIIAGDGELRDTIENKVNNLGLKDEVLLLGRRTNIPELMSAADLFVLPSKYEGFGLVVAEAMACRCLVVATDSGGVAEVLNNPEFLVPPSDALALKTKIKYALELNSKDKDKIVDVNFKHVRDSFSLENAIQKWIALYHE; this is translated from the coding sequence GTGAAAATATTATACGTAGTGACAGGGTTAGCTAACGGCGGGGCTGAACGTGTTGTTTGTGACTTAGCTAATGAGATGTTTGTAAGAGGTCATGAAGTTAAGATAGCTTATCTTACAGGTGAAGTTCTCACTCAACCAGATTATAAAGAGATTGAACTTATCAAGGTTAATCTTAATGATCTTAAGACATTGTTGCCTGCGTATCTTAAATTGTCGAAAATAATCAAAAAATTTAGACCAGATGTAGTACATTCGCATATGGTACACGCGAATATACTAATGCGCCTAGTCAGAATAACCACACCAATAGATAAACTAATAAGCACAGCTCATAATAGTAATGAAGGTGGCGCTTTACGCATGATCAGTTATAGAGTAACTCACCGTTTAGCAGATGTCTCTACTAACGTCAGTCAAGAAGCTACTCAAGCTTTTGAAGATATGGGTGCAGTGCCTAAGGATGGAATGCAGACTGTATATAATGGTATTAGCTTGAAAAAATTCCGTTATATCTCAGGAGCTAGAGCAAGATTAGAAGAAGAGTTAGGTTTCACTGAGAGTTATAGAGTCATTCTGGCCGTTGGAAGGTTCAATGAGCAAAAGGACTATCCTAATTTATTAAAGGCTATCAGTCTGCTAAAAGAAGAGACAACCTATCCATTTAAAGTCATAATTGCTGGTGATGGCGAGTTAAGAGATACTATAGAAAATAAAGTTAATAATTTGGGTTTAAAAGATGAGGTATTATTACTGGGTAGAAGAACCAACATACCGGAGCTTATGAGCGCTGCAGACTTATTTGTACTGCCTTCCAAATATGAAGGTTTTGGCTTAGTAGTTGCAGAAGCTATGGCATGCAGATGTTTGGTGGTAGCTACTGATTCTGGAGGAGTGGCAGAAGTATTGAATAATCCTGAATTCTTAGTGCCGCCTTCTGATGCCTTGGCTTTGAAGACTAAGATTAAGTATGCCCTTGAACTCAATAGTAAAGATAAGGATAAGATAGTTGACGTAAACTTCAAACATGTCCGAGACAGCTTTTCTTTAGAAAATGCAATACAGAAATGGATTGCTTTATATCATGAATAG
- a CDS encoding glycosyltransferase family 4 protein, producing MKLVIIGTVASSFFGFRADFIKALLEKNYTVYAFTSEYSNEDLQKIEALGAIPVTYRLNRGGINPLADIKATYELSKKIKDIAPNMVFSYFSKPVIFGTLAAKLARVPKITGMLEGLGYTFTEQPNQVNKKTQIIKKAQVLLYKIALPQLDKIIFLNPDDPRDLLDKYNIKVKKVEVLGGIGLNLTEYPYSNTYPSTPTFIFVARLLAEKGIHDYLAAAKIVKHNYPETKFIVLGTIDKEALGALTPAQLQEFTKQNIVEYPGHVDNVSEWIASSSVFVLPSYYREGVPRSTQEAMAMGRAVITTDVPGCRETVVDGINGFLIEKWNPRALAEKMTYFIENPKAIKEMGYESNKMAQEKFDAEKVNKRLLNILGL from the coding sequence ATGAAATTAGTCATTATAGGTACAGTAGCAAGTAGTTTTTTTGGGTTTCGTGCTGACTTTATCAAAGCTTTGCTCGAAAAAAACTATACTGTCTATGCTTTTACCTCAGAATATTCGAATGAAGATTTACAAAAAATAGAAGCTTTGGGTGCTATACCAGTTACTTATCGGCTCAATCGCGGAGGTATAAATCCTTTAGCCGATATAAAAGCAACCTACGAGCTTTCCAAAAAAATTAAAGATATAGCACCAAATATGGTGTTCTCTTATTTTTCTAAACCAGTTATTTTTGGTACACTTGCCGCAAAATTAGCTAGAGTGCCGAAGATTACAGGTATGCTGGAAGGCTTGGGCTATACTTTTACTGAGCAGCCTAATCAAGTCAATAAAAAGACCCAAATTATCAAAAAAGCTCAAGTCCTGCTTTATAAAATAGCCTTACCACAGCTAGACAAGATTATATTTTTAAATCCTGATGATCCACGTGACTTGTTAGATAAATATAATATTAAGGTCAAAAAGGTAGAAGTTCTAGGCGGTATTGGATTGAATCTAACAGAATATCCTTACTCAAATACTTACCCTTCGACACCGACCTTTATTTTTGTAGCTAGGTTACTTGCTGAAAAAGGCATACATGATTATTTGGCTGCTGCTAAAATTGTAAAGCACAATTATCCTGAGACGAAGTTTATAGTACTAGGTACTATAGATAAAGAAGCATTAGGAGCACTTACGCCTGCTCAATTACAAGAATTTACCAAACAGAATATTGTAGAGTATCCCGGGCACGTTGATAATGTATCAGAATGGATAGCGAGTTCTAGTGTGTTTGTCTTGCCTTCTTATTATCGCGAGGGTGTGCCGCGTAGTACTCAGGAAGCAATGGCCATGGGAAGAGCGGTTATCACTACCGATGTTCCCGGTTGTCGTGAAACGGTAGTTGATGGCATAAACGGCTTCCTAATTGAAAAATGGAATCCTCGAGCGTTAGCTGAAAAAATGACTTACTTTATAGAAAACCCTAAAGCCATTAAAGAGATGGGTTATGAAAGTAATAAAATGGCTCAAGAAAAGTTTGACGCAGAAAAAGTAAATAAACGTTTATTAAATATTTTAGGTTTATAA
- a CDS encoding sugar transferase, producing the protein MIKRLFDITAATAAIVALSPVYAITAYKVKKNLGSPVLFRQTRPGLYGKPFEMVKFRTMKDAVDSEGNPLPDSERLTDFGKALRNSSLDELPELWNVLKGDMSLVGPRPLMMQYLPLYNEEQARRHDVRPGITGLAQVNGRNAIGWLEKFELDTWYVDNQSLLLDAKILVKTVYKVLSRDDINEDGQATASPFRGNTNEL; encoded by the coding sequence ATGATAAAACGCCTCTTCGATATAACCGCTGCTACAGCCGCAATAGTAGCTTTATCTCCGGTATATGCTATCACCGCCTACAAAGTTAAGAAAAATTTAGGCTCACCAGTGCTATTTCGTCAGACTCGTCCTGGCCTCTATGGTAAGCCATTTGAGATGGTCAAGTTTCGTACTATGAAAGACGCTGTAGATAGCGAGGGCAATCCTTTACCTGATAGTGAGCGCTTGACTGATTTTGGCAAAGCGCTACGTAATAGCAGTCTTGATGAGTTACCTGAGCTGTGGAATGTGCTAAAAGGCGACATGAGTTTGGTTGGCCCGCGCCCACTGATGATGCAATATCTGCCCTTATATAATGAAGAACAAGCGCGCCGTCATGATGTACGTCCGGGTATCACAGGTCTGGCTCAAGTCAACGGTCGTAACGCTATTGGTTGGCTGGAAAAGTTTGAGCTAGATACTTGGTATGTCGATAATCAATCGTTATTGTTGGATGCCAAGATCCTAGTAAAAACAGTATATAAGGTGTTGTCTCGCGATGACATCAATGAAGATGGTCAAGCCACCGCATCACCGTTTAGAGGAAATACAAATGAATTATAA
- a CDS encoding acyltransferase, with the protein MNYKIYDTAKIINKDHLTIGHDSQIDDFVFFNAGEESIIGSFVHIACSSSIIGGGKLYMDHFSALSAGCRIITGSDDFVGGYLAGPTIPKKYTNVKTSTIRIGSHAILGTNAIVMPGITIGEGAVVGAGVLVRKDLEPWTVYVGADCRPIKKRDASQVLAQRQELLDELGISLERIIK; encoded by the coding sequence ATGAATTATAAAATCTACGATACTGCAAAGATTATCAATAAAGATCATTTGACGATAGGTCATGATTCACAAATTGATGACTTCGTGTTTTTTAATGCAGGCGAAGAAAGCATTATAGGCAGCTTTGTCCATATTGCTTGCTCTAGTAGTATTATCGGTGGCGGTAAGCTCTATATGGATCATTTTAGTGCACTAAGCGCTGGTTGCCGGATCATTACTGGCAGTGATGACTTTGTAGGGGGCTATCTAGCTGGTCCCACTATCCCCAAAAAATATACCAATGTCAAAACATCTACTATTCGTATCGGTAGTCACGCCATATTAGGTACCAATGCTATTGTGATGCCCGGCATCACGATCGGAGAGGGGGCTGTTGTTGGCGCAGGTGTCTTAGTACGTAAAGATTTAGAACCATGGACAGTATACGTAGGTGCAGATTGTAGACCCATAAAAAAACGGGATGCAAGTCAAGTTTTGGCTCAAAGACAAGAACTGCTTGACGAGCTAGGTATTAGCTTAGAGCGCATTATCAAATAA
- a CDS encoding DegT/DnrJ/EryC1/StrS family aminotransferase: MLNTSFSPWPSFTQQEADAVSQVLLSNKVNYWTGTECRQFEEEFATWADSKFAIALGNGTLALDVALQALGLGEGDEVIVTPRTFIASISSVVNAGATPVFADVDAATGNITPETIAAVLTDKTKGIVCVHLAGWPCDMDGIMALADKHDLYVIEDCAQAHGALYKGRSVGSIGHVGAWSFCQDKIMTTGGEGGMVTTNDEQLWRKMWAYKDHGKSYAAVYETEHAPGYRWLHESFGTNWRMTEMQGVIGRIQLGRMDDWTAARTENAQAILQACAKWEAKGYLSAPKLEQTPEFADCKHAYYKLYVYVKPENLPKGWSRERIIDEINQLGVPCFSGSASEVYLEKAFDNTGLRPETRLPIAKQLGETSLMLLVHPTLKEAEIEQTVAAINSVFAKIDNSNDD, translated from the coding sequence ATGTTAAACACTTCCTTTTCACCATGGCCAAGCTTTACTCAACAGGAAGCCGACGCCGTTAGCCAAGTCTTATTATCTAACAAAGTCAACTACTGGACCGGTACTGAGTGTCGCCAATTTGAAGAAGAGTTCGCTACTTGGGCTGATAGCAAGTTCGCTATCGCCTTAGGTAATGGTACTTTAGCTTTAGATGTGGCGTTGCAAGCACTAGGTTTGGGAGAGGGGGACGAGGTCATCGTCACGCCGCGTACCTTTATCGCTAGTATCTCGAGCGTTGTCAATGCCGGTGCTACGCCCGTATTTGCTGATGTCGATGCGGCGACAGGCAATATCACTCCTGAAACCATAGCAGCGGTATTGACTGATAAGACTAAAGGTATTGTCTGTGTGCATTTAGCGGGCTGGCCCTGTGATATGGACGGCATCATGGCGCTGGCGGATAAGCATGATTTATACGTCATTGAGGATTGTGCTCAAGCGCACGGTGCACTATACAAAGGTCGCAGTGTGGGTAGTATTGGTCATGTTGGCGCATGGAGCTTTTGCCAAGACAAGATTATGACCACTGGTGGTGAGGGCGGTATGGTCACTACCAATGATGAGCAGCTATGGCGCAAAATGTGGGCGTACAAGGATCATGGTAAGAGCTATGCAGCAGTCTATGAGACTGAGCATGCCCCAGGCTACCGCTGGCTGCATGAAAGCTTCGGTACCAACTGGCGCATGACAGAGATGCAAGGGGTTATAGGCCGCATTCAACTAGGTAGGATGGATGACTGGACAGCGGCTCGCACGGAGAATGCACAAGCTATATTGCAAGCGTGCGCTAAGTGGGAGGCTAAAGGGTATTTATCGGCTCCCAAACTAGAGCAGACCCCTGAATTTGCAGATTGCAAACATGCCTATTATAAATTATACGTTTACGTAAAGCCTGAGAATCTACCTAAAGGCTGGTCACGTGAGCGTATTATTGATGAGATAAACCAGTTAGGCGTTCCTTGTTTTTCAGGTTCAGCTTCTGAGGTTTATTTAGAAAAAGCCTTTGATAATACTGGCTTGCGTCCAGAGACTAGACTGCCCATAGCCAAGCAGCTAGGGGAGACCAGTCTGATGTTGTTAGTACATCCTACCTTAAAAGAGGCTGAAATTGAGCAAACCGTTGCCGCAATAAATAGCGTATTTGCTAAAATTGATAATTCAAACGATGATTAA
- a CDS encoding capsule assembly Wzi family protein, protein MYKRLSVLLGFGMVSVLASAQNLHMNDLKLKSELDWLNSQGVTQISTSTWPLTTNEINRALATARIKTATQQQVVQAVQAKVAEQSRLGVNGAAKLYLQTDRDQLPQTFADNQLAGQQATVELGFSDTQWEANLQVNIKNDKLIEEASDVSLEGSYIAGTLGNQWLVAGQIPTWWGPGNDGSLIRGDASLPVMGFTMQRDEQNAPASQYLSWVGPWQYQLFAGQLDDYEAIPDTKLFGARLTASPWEWLEVGASRTFMWGGEGRPSDFSSFIDAIKGTKDNGGRDGGDPANQLGGFDAKLKLSSLVDVPATVYAQYTGEDEAGGLPAKNMYLAGADYASAAYGKPYQLYAEYADTRTSGDVRGISYSHSIYTDGYYQHGYPLGHALGGDTQSVSLGGKLWLDNRNFINAKVQHAKVNQSNLSINHAFPVEDKLTGIDLAWEHQLQPQALVTTRVWAVDSDTQSSDIGAGIGLELKTR, encoded by the coding sequence ATGTATAAAAGACTGAGCGTTCTACTGGGTTTTGGTATGGTATCGGTGCTGGCATCGGCACAGAATTTACATATGAATGACCTAAAATTAAAGTCAGAGCTTGATTGGTTGAACAGTCAAGGAGTGACCCAGATTAGCACCAGTACTTGGCCGCTAACCACCAATGAGATCAATCGAGCTTTAGCTACTGCTAGAATAAAGACCGCTACTCAACAACAAGTCGTACAGGCGGTACAAGCTAAAGTTGCTGAGCAGTCAAGATTAGGCGTTAATGGGGCTGCAAAACTGTATCTACAGACTGATAGAGATCAGCTACCCCAGACCTTTGCAGATAATCAGTTGGCAGGTCAACAAGCTACAGTTGAGCTAGGCTTTAGTGATACCCAGTGGGAAGCCAATCTACAAGTCAATATCAAGAACGATAAGCTGATTGAAGAGGCGAGCGATGTCAGTCTTGAAGGCTCATATATAGCAGGTACACTGGGTAATCAGTGGTTGGTCGCTGGGCAAATACCAACGTGGTGGGGACCGGGAAATGATGGCAGCCTTATCCGCGGAGATGCCAGTTTACCAGTAATGGGGTTTACTATGCAGCGTGATGAGCAAAATGCGCCCGCATCTCAGTATTTATCTTGGGTAGGCCCATGGCAATATCAACTATTTGCTGGCCAACTTGACGACTACGAAGCGATACCAGATACCAAGCTATTTGGTGCTCGCCTTACTGCTAGTCCATGGGAATGGTTAGAGGTGGGTGCTTCTCGTACCTTTATGTGGGGCGGAGAGGGACGGCCGTCAGATTTTAGCTCCTTTATCGATGCTATTAAAGGCACTAAAGATAATGGGGGGAGAGATGGTGGCGACCCTGCTAACCAGCTTGGCGGCTTTGATGCTAAATTAAAACTATCTTCATTGGTTGATGTACCAGCTACCGTTTATGCTCAGTATACTGGAGAAGATGAAGCTGGCGGCTTACCGGCCAAGAATATGTATTTAGCTGGTGCAGACTATGCTTCTGCTGCTTACGGTAAGCCTTATCAGCTCTATGCTGAATATGCAGATACCCGTACTAGTGGCGATGTTAGAGGTATTTCTTATAGCCATAGTATCTATACAGATGGTTATTATCAGCATGGCTATCCACTCGGTCATGCGTTGGGCGGTGATACCCAGAGTGTCTCGCTAGGTGGTAAGTTATGGCTTGATAATCGTAATTTTATCAATGCTAAAGTACAGCATGCTAAAGTCAACCAATCAAATCTCTCTATCAACCATGCCTTCCCCGTGGAAGACAAGCTAACAGGGATCGACTTGGCTTGGGAGCATCAATTGCAGCCCCAAGCTTTAGTCACTACTAGAGTTTGGGCAGTAGATTCTGATACTCAGTCGAGTGATATTGGTGCAGGAATTGGACTGGAATTGAAAACACGTTAA